The Hyalangium gracile genome contains a region encoding:
- a CDS encoding DUF4328 domain-containing protein — translation MTSAAPAMALQVACPTHPTFKPVGTCSRCGRFVCARCETWGDFCAACEYRQLRELPSLRGRGSLTRWSLGLVALSMTLGATLSGWLISKLDGGMAPVDAFMTYERLSRMLTVSVGLATVLSAFFFLRWLHLAVRTAKLLGLAPGTTPAWAVAWWFIPLAHLYDPYLVMRGLRRSLGGSPKTGAAVTAWWTAWVLGVITWLIKEYLFLSLGAEPLLLVSALLASFTSQVLLTVGALLCMVVIGQIQSLTDECLEDVAEAA, via the coding sequence ATGACTTCCGCCGCTCCCGCGATGGCGCTCCAGGTCGCCTGCCCCACGCACCCCACCTTCAAGCCGGTGGGGACGTGCTCCCGATGCGGGCGCTTCGTGTGCGCCCGCTGCGAGACGTGGGGCGACTTCTGCGCCGCCTGCGAGTACCGCCAGCTCCGGGAGCTCCCCTCGCTGCGCGGTCGCGGCAGCCTGACGCGGTGGTCGCTGGGCCTGGTGGCGCTGAGCATGACGCTCGGGGCCACGCTCAGCGGCTGGCTCATCTCCAAGCTCGATGGAGGCATGGCGCCGGTGGACGCCTTCATGACCTATGAGCGCCTCTCCCGGATGCTCACGGTGTCGGTGGGCCTGGCCACCGTGCTGTCGGCCTTCTTCTTCCTGCGGTGGCTGCACCTGGCCGTGAGGACCGCGAAGCTACTGGGCCTGGCCCCCGGGACGACGCCCGCGTGGGCCGTGGCCTGGTGGTTCATCCCCCTGGCCCACCTCTATGATCCGTACCTCGTGATGCGCGGCCTGCGCCGAAGCCTCGGAGGCTCGCCGAAGACGGGCGCGGCGGTGACGGCGTGGTGGACGGCGTGGGTGCTCGGCGTCATCACCTGGCTCATCAAGGAGTACCTCTTCCTCTCCCTCGGCGCGGAGCCGCTCCTGCTCGTCTCCGCGCTGCTCGCCAGCTTCACGTCCCAGGTGCTCCTCACCGTCGGCGCGCTGCTCTGCATGGTCGTCATCGGGCAGATCCAATCGCTGACCGACGAGTGCCTGGAGGACGTGGCCGAGGCCGCCTGA
- a CDS encoding response regulator, which translates to MTRVLVVDDETAIVDALEDILSMEGYEVMSAFNGQEGLMRMSERTPDLVLLDLMMPVMSGAQLLGRIRQDPKLRDIPVVVMSAGRIAEEERRNASAVLPKPFELDALLDTLARYLRPQAGQSP; encoded by the coding sequence ATGACACGGGTGCTCGTCGTGGATGACGAGACCGCCATCGTCGACGCGCTCGAGGACATCCTCTCCATGGAGGGCTACGAGGTGATGTCCGCCTTCAACGGCCAGGAGGGGCTGATGCGGATGAGCGAGCGCACACCCGACCTGGTGCTGCTGGACCTGATGATGCCCGTCATGAGCGGCGCGCAGCTGCTGGGGCGCATCCGGCAGGACCCGAAGCTGCGCGACATCCCCGTGGTGGTGATGAGCGCGGGCCGCATCGCCGAGGAGGAGCGCCGCAACGCCTCGGCCGTCCTGCCCAAGCCCTTCGAGCTGGACGCGCTGCTGGACACCCTGGCCCGGTACCTGCGGCCCCAGGCCGGGCAGAGCCCCTGA
- a CDS encoding cupin domain-containing protein translates to MSPPSAGPARAIEMAPQRSAPESNPPRLSSEPRPANVASPPPVPTEDSLAELKARLASHPFWNNRLLQASRRGALTREDYATVFSQYALVTRSAPRFFHALLTQCDSEPWEARLTQTLWEEWGAAPPDKQPAALYRRFLRDGLGVDVESIRFQDATRHFVHECLDGCLRSPAYAASAFLAFGLEASLPRLYSIFVDGLQQSGVSERHLQFFHRRMQADTSRLKLLEELVRAHVGEPGWFDTCARAMERAMELQNNLFEALFEATRQRRLRPLLEHIEARLPLAPEEPEPRTVHLAELSNVVPFFRQTHEQRGIDFTVDRVPFPAEVLETSVMHVVAGHRTEPRELAHEVLLMVLSGTGRVQVRGTTVEVKAGEAVFVPRWALHQAHATGAEPLTLMMVTDHGLTRRAHEEEVLRAARLKRATGVDL, encoded by the coding sequence ATGAGCCCTCCCTCCGCCGGTCCGGCCCGCGCCATCGAGATGGCGCCGCAACGCAGCGCCCCGGAATCCAACCCGCCACGTCTGTCCTCCGAGCCGCGCCCCGCCAACGTCGCCAGTCCTCCCCCCGTCCCCACCGAGGACTCGCTGGCGGAGCTGAAGGCGCGGCTGGCCTCCCACCCCTTCTGGAACAACCGCCTGCTCCAGGCCAGCCGGCGCGGCGCGCTCACACGCGAGGACTACGCCACGGTCTTCTCGCAGTACGCCCTGGTCACCCGCTCGGCGCCCCGCTTCTTCCACGCGCTGCTGACACAGTGCGACAGCGAGCCCTGGGAGGCCCGGCTGACGCAGACGCTGTGGGAGGAGTGGGGGGCCGCGCCGCCGGACAAGCAGCCCGCCGCGCTCTACCGCCGCTTCCTGAGGGATGGGCTCGGCGTGGACGTGGAGTCCATCCGCTTCCAGGACGCCACGCGCCACTTCGTGCACGAGTGCCTGGACGGGTGCCTGCGCTCGCCAGCGTACGCCGCCAGCGCCTTCCTGGCCTTCGGGCTGGAGGCGAGCCTGCCCCGGCTCTACAGCATCTTCGTGGACGGGCTGCAGCAGAGCGGCGTGAGCGAGCGGCACCTGCAGTTCTTCCACCGGAGGATGCAGGCGGACACCTCGCGCCTGAAGCTCCTGGAGGAGCTGGTGCGCGCCCACGTGGGCGAGCCGGGCTGGTTCGACACCTGCGCGCGCGCGATGGAGCGCGCGATGGAGCTGCAGAACAACCTCTTCGAGGCGCTGTTCGAGGCCACGCGACAGCGGCGGCTCCGCCCGCTGCTGGAGCACATCGAGGCGCGGCTGCCGCTGGCTCCCGAGGAGCCCGAGCCGCGCACCGTCCACCTGGCGGAGCTGTCCAACGTCGTCCCCTTCTTCCGCCAGACGCACGAGCAGCGCGGCATCGACTTCACCGTGGACCGGGTGCCCTTCCCCGCGGAGGTGCTGGAGACGAGCGTGATGCACGTGGTGGCCGGCCACCGCACCGAGCCGCGCGAGCTGGCCCACGAGGTGCTGCTCATGGTCCTGTCGGGCACGGGCCGCGTGCAGGTGCGCGGCACGACGGTGGAGGTGAAGGCCGGGGAGGCCGTCTTCGTCCCGCGCTGGGCCCTGCACCAGGCGCACGCCACGGGCGCCGAGCCGCTGACGCTGATGATGGTGACGGACCACGGCCTCACGCGCCGCGCCCACGAGGAGGAGGTGCTGCGCGCCGCGCGGCTCAAGCGCGCCACGGGCGTGGACCTGTGA
- a CDS encoding lysophospholipid acyltransferase family protein yields MSSPATVPAPAVHPIRLTSPHLRRIIGEPPGPITGFLANLVLRWVAGLSRNTRERLTRFIGGLAYTLGIRRRVALENLALAMPERTEAERHAIVRGTYITMARAVLEALADRDRMPPDWEQEEVVGREAWLALQAHLATGKGALLVTAHFGNWEILGEVLIHRGVPLNALVRPLKGALNMRIAENRVRAGAGLIYPRGAVQETVDAISRGESVYMLLDQAIPSKGVFVPFFGKLASTTPAMAVAAQRTGVPAWVVMGVRDGPRMRVHIEGPIPPPPPEEGKDPITEHTALVTAGLERIIRQYPDQWLWLHRRWKFTPPAPGV; encoded by the coding sequence GTGTCCTCGCCCGCAACCGTGCCAGCCCCTGCGGTCCATCCCATCCGGCTGACGTCGCCCCACTTGCGCCGCATCATCGGCGAGCCGCCCGGCCCCATCACCGGCTTCCTGGCCAACCTCGTGCTGCGCTGGGTCGCTGGCCTCAGCCGCAACACCCGCGAGCGCCTCACGCGCTTCATCGGCGGACTGGCCTACACGCTGGGCATCCGGCGCCGCGTCGCGCTGGAGAACCTGGCCCTCGCCATGCCCGAGCGCACCGAGGCGGAGCGGCACGCCATCGTTCGCGGTACCTACATCACCATGGCGCGCGCGGTGCTCGAGGCCCTGGCGGATCGGGACCGGATGCCGCCGGACTGGGAGCAGGAAGAGGTGGTGGGCCGCGAGGCCTGGCTGGCGCTCCAGGCGCACCTGGCCACGGGCAAGGGCGCGCTGCTGGTGACGGCGCACTTCGGCAACTGGGAGATCCTCGGCGAGGTGCTCATCCACCGCGGCGTGCCGCTCAACGCGCTGGTGCGCCCGCTCAAGGGCGCGCTCAACATGCGCATCGCGGAGAACCGGGTGCGCGCGGGCGCCGGCCTCATCTACCCGCGCGGCGCCGTGCAGGAGACGGTGGATGCCATCAGCCGGGGCGAGAGCGTCTACATGCTGCTGGACCAGGCCATCCCGAGCAAAGGCGTCTTCGTGCCGTTCTTCGGCAAGCTGGCGTCCACCACTCCGGCCATGGCGGTGGCGGCCCAGCGCACCGGAGTGCCTGCCTGGGTGGTGATGGGCGTGAGAGACGGTCCGCGCATGCGCGTGCACATCGAGGGCCCCATCCCTCCCCCGCCGCCCGAGGAGGGCAAGGACCCCATCACCGAGCACACCGCGCTCGTCACCGCGGGGCTCGAGCGCATCATCCGTCAGTATCCGGACCAGTGGCTGTGGCTGCATCGCCGCTGGAAGTTCACGCCGCCCGCGCCCGGAGTATAA
- a CDS encoding M1 family metallopeptidase, with protein MRRNAAALLAVFTGIACSTHGANLPSDAHAPSAHDAPLGAAAPAQGSAPATPPTPPTLRLPTTVRPTGYTVELTVDPSAAIFQGVADVALEVAEPTSILWLNGKALTVKGAILTQAGAPIDVAVVAGTTDVIGFTLARPLAKGPASLRIIYEAVASTREVEGAFRAEERGDWYVFTQFEPIGARRVFPCFDEPGFKVPWQLTFHVPAGSVAVTNTPLLAEEPHPEGGRTFRFARTQPLPSYLIAFGVGPFEFVQAAPSGRKKVPTRIVTPKGRAAEAAYAAKVTPEILARLEDYFDMPYPYEKLDTLAVPLFNGAMEHPGLITFNSERLLAKEGEDSAQRQRGFAGTQVHELGHQWFGNLVTLAWWDDLWLNESFATWIVPRIIEGWQPTWDAPVQRVYARSRALEADSLVTARRVRQPIEHAGDIRNAFDAITYGKGGAVLMMAEEWLGRDVFQRGLQRYVRAHASGNATAKDFLDALSAEAGRDVSTVLNTFLDQGGAPIITATADCSGKVPKVALSQRRYLPVGSKGETAQTWKVPLCVRYGVGATTGRACTVLEAERAELPLPEAKSCPDWLYPNAEGAGYYRTALTGDTLRKLVSVADRRLTRTERVALLGDAYALAKAGTLPAGDALSLASRFAGDPDRQVFSASLELLQLVDEKTLSEPRQVDFQRFLRDTYGPRARKLGFTPRADEDEDTRLLRPRLLELAGRQGGEPVLVAEAKKLAAKWLADPRAVSPELVQPVLAIAARHAGAEFVPRFHAALKKEKERKVRQQLLGGLSSVRDPKLVRQLLPMVLDPANDAREVMWVMFSPSQDPATREVVYTFVKENYDALVARMPEAVAGNLARVGAAWCDAEHRKDVADFFTERNARTHAGPRILAQVLEQVDLCIAQKEAQRASVDAFLTRGPVKAPAPQ; from the coding sequence ATGCGGAGAAACGCAGCAGCGCTTCTCGCTGTCTTCACGGGAATCGCGTGCTCGACTCACGGAGCAAATCTGCCCAGTGATGCGCATGCGCCATCGGCCCATGACGCGCCGCTAGGCGCCGCTGCTCCCGCGCAGGGCTCCGCTCCGGCAACGCCGCCCACTCCGCCCACGCTGCGCCTGCCCACCACCGTTCGCCCCACGGGCTACACCGTGGAGCTCACCGTGGACCCCAGCGCCGCCATCTTCCAGGGGGTGGCCGACGTGGCGCTGGAGGTGGCCGAGCCCACCTCCATACTCTGGCTGAACGGCAAGGCGCTCACCGTGAAGGGCGCCATCCTGACGCAGGCCGGCGCGCCCATCGACGTGGCGGTGGTGGCTGGCACCACCGACGTCATCGGCTTCACGCTCGCGCGCCCGCTGGCGAAGGGCCCCGCGAGCCTTCGCATCATCTACGAGGCCGTGGCCTCCACCCGTGAAGTCGAAGGCGCCTTCCGGGCCGAGGAGCGCGGGGACTGGTACGTCTTCACCCAGTTCGAGCCCATCGGCGCCCGGCGCGTCTTCCCCTGCTTCGACGAGCCGGGCTTCAAGGTGCCCTGGCAGCTCACCTTCCATGTCCCCGCGGGCAGCGTCGCGGTGACCAACACCCCGCTGCTGGCCGAGGAGCCCCACCCGGAAGGTGGCCGCACCTTCCGCTTCGCCCGTACCCAGCCGCTGCCCAGCTACCTCATCGCCTTCGGCGTGGGGCCGTTCGAGTTCGTCCAGGCCGCGCCCTCCGGCCGCAAGAAGGTGCCCACGCGCATCGTCACCCCCAAGGGCCGCGCCGCCGAGGCCGCCTATGCCGCGAAGGTGACGCCGGAGATCCTCGCCCGCCTCGAGGACTACTTCGACATGCCGTACCCCTACGAGAAGCTGGACACCCTCGCGGTGCCCCTCTTCAACGGCGCCATGGAGCACCCCGGCCTCATCACCTTCAACTCCGAGCGGCTGCTGGCCAAGGAAGGCGAGGACTCCGCCCAGCGCCAGCGAGGGTTCGCGGGCACGCAGGTGCACGAGCTGGGGCACCAGTGGTTCGGCAACCTCGTCACCCTGGCGTGGTGGGACGACCTGTGGCTCAACGAGTCCTTCGCCACCTGGATCGTCCCGCGCATCATCGAGGGCTGGCAGCCCACCTGGGACGCGCCGGTGCAGCGCGTGTACGCCCGCTCGCGCGCGCTGGAGGCCGACAGCCTGGTGACGGCGCGGCGCGTCCGCCAGCCCATCGAGCACGCCGGTGACATCCGCAATGCCTTCGACGCCATCACCTACGGCAAGGGCGGCGCGGTGCTGATGATGGCCGAGGAGTGGCTGGGCCGGGACGTCTTCCAGCGCGGGCTCCAGCGCTACGTGCGCGCCCACGCCAGCGGCAACGCCACGGCGAAGGACTTCCTGGACGCGCTCTCGGCCGAGGCCGGGCGGGACGTGAGCACGGTGCTGAACACCTTCCTGGATCAGGGCGGCGCGCCCATCATCACCGCCACCGCGGACTGCTCGGGCAAGGTGCCCAAGGTGGCGCTCTCCCAGCGACGCTACCTGCCGGTGGGCTCCAAGGGCGAGACGGCGCAGACGTGGAAGGTGCCCCTGTGCGTGCGCTACGGCGTGGGAGCGACGACGGGCCGCGCCTGCACCGTGCTCGAGGCCGAGCGCGCCGAGCTGCCGCTGCCCGAGGCGAAGTCCTGCCCGGACTGGCTCTATCCCAACGCCGAGGGCGCGGGCTACTACCGCACCGCGCTGACGGGAGACACGCTGCGCAAGCTGGTGTCCGTGGCGGACCGGCGGCTGACGCGCACCGAGCGCGTGGCGCTGCTCGGGGATGCGTACGCGCTGGCCAAGGCCGGGACACTGCCCGCCGGAGACGCGCTCTCCCTGGCCTCCCGCTTCGCGGGCGATCCGGATCGGCAGGTCTTCAGCGCCTCGCTGGAGCTGCTGCAGCTGGTGGACGAGAAGACGCTGTCCGAGCCCCGCCAGGTGGACTTCCAGCGCTTCCTGCGCGACACCTACGGGCCGCGCGCCCGGAAGCTGGGCTTCACCCCGCGCGCGGACGAGGACGAGGACACGCGCCTGCTGCGCCCCCGGCTGCTGGAGCTGGCCGGCCGCCAGGGCGGAGAGCCGGTGCTCGTCGCCGAGGCGAAGAAGCTGGCCGCGAAGTGGCTGGCGGACCCGCGAGCCGTGAGCCCCGAGCTGGTGCAGCCGGTGCTGGCCATCGCCGCCAGGCACGCGGGGGCGGAGTTCGTCCCGAGGTTCCACGCGGCCCTGAAGAAGGAGAAGGAGCGCAAGGTGCGCCAGCAGCTGCTCGGGGGCCTGAGCAGCGTGAGGGACCCGAAGCTGGTGCGCCAGCTGCTCCCCATGGTGCTGGACCCCGCCAATGACGCGCGCGAGGTGATGTGGGTGATGTTCAGCCCCTCGCAGGACCCCGCCACGCGGGAGGTGGTGTACACCTTCGTGAAGGAGAACTACGACGCGCTCGTCGCGCGGATGCCCGAGGCCGTCGCCGGAAACCTGGCGCGCGTGGGCGCCGCGTGGTGTGACGCGGAGCACCGCAAGGACGTGGCGGACTTCTTCACCGAGCGCAACGCGCGCACGCACGCCGGCCCCCGCATCCTGGCCCAGGTGCTGGAGCAGGTGGACCTGTGCATCGCCCAGAAGGAGGCCCAGCGCGCCAGCGTCGATGCCTTCCTCACCCGGGGCCCCGTGAAGGCGCCCGCGCCACAGTAG
- a CDS encoding enoyl-CoA hydratase, whose protein sequence is MSETLLTQDAEGVRTLTFNRPEKKNAFTHAMYEATTQALLEAGMDPTVRVVLLTGAGGTFTAGNDIGDFLERPPAGEDSAVFQFLRALVNYEKPVVAAVDGPAVGIGTTMLLHCDYVVSSERARFVMPFINLGVCAEGASSLLVPRNAGMALASELLMFGDPFDAATAQRAGFVSRVVPDAQLLEVANERARTLAAKPLEALKVTKRLLREPIRAEVNATLRREGAEFIKRLNSDEAREAFLAFMNRRGK, encoded by the coding sequence ATGTCCGAGACCCTGTTGACGCAAGACGCCGAGGGCGTGCGAACCCTCACCTTCAACCGCCCCGAGAAGAAGAACGCCTTCACCCACGCGATGTACGAGGCCACCACGCAGGCCCTGCTCGAGGCGGGCATGGACCCGACGGTGCGCGTGGTGCTGCTCACCGGCGCCGGAGGCACCTTCACCGCGGGCAACGACATTGGCGACTTCCTGGAGCGGCCGCCGGCCGGCGAGGACAGCGCGGTGTTCCAGTTCCTGCGCGCGCTGGTGAACTACGAGAAGCCGGTGGTGGCCGCGGTGGACGGCCCGGCGGTGGGCATCGGCACGACGATGCTGCTGCACTGTGACTACGTGGTGTCCAGCGAGCGGGCCCGCTTCGTCATGCCCTTCATCAACCTGGGCGTGTGCGCGGAGGGAGCCTCCAGCCTGCTGGTGCCGCGCAACGCGGGCATGGCGCTGGCCAGCGAGCTGCTGATGTTCGGAGATCCGTTCGACGCGGCCACCGCGCAGCGCGCCGGCTTCGTCTCGCGCGTGGTGCCGGACGCCCAGCTCCTGGAGGTGGCCAACGAGCGCGCCCGGACGCTGGCCGCCAAGCCCCTGGAGGCGCTCAAGGTGACCAAGCGCCTGCTGCGCGAGCCCATCCGCGCCGAGGTGAACGCCACCCTGCGGCGCGAGGGCGCCGAGTTCATCAAGCGCCTCAACTCCGACGAGGCGCGCGAGGCCTTCCTGGCCTTCATGAACCGCCGCGGCAAGTAG
- a CDS encoding endonuclease — translation MAEVRKEATSLPWYERVQGQIAQAERRYRDRRRVREGVVHQLKDEHRTPLEVDSPERVRARLRRLGIEAAEGKLCPDTARVRSSIVPVTAEPAKLVYERVLGRSDLTSVCFLERGLKVSRSVGRVRINDSRGRLTGYGTGFLVTPRLLLTNNHVLSSAAEASTSQIEFNYQSGIDGASLPSVLFALDPGALFITDAALDYTLVAVREQSADGQPLRDFGFNRLVEAQGKVLLGEYVNIIQHPNGEPKQLALRENQVVDLLDDFCHYLTDTAPGSSGSPVYNDQWEVVALHHMGVPKRSEDGRLLTVEGTPWEPGMDPALLAWKANEGVRVSSLVRHLRSRSLSPEAARLRAALLEPMGGPEAPARPRTGSRKRTATVSARRSKVEARGSGSELAPEPDVSGLLTQRMGTEEPSMEGGAPSREPREPSREVSLGDGAATLTLPLRLSIQVDLAEGVTLGKSGAVEPRPAPAPRPASRRRPIIEVTAHARPEIEEALAELERSRRRPYFDEAASRAAQERYYADLGQEPDFEALSELVRGTHRTLLRYAPMRQVYPWVDLQPDGMLRSIYSGKGFEPEEFIREDARIDQLRGERFRELLTTEGILGAEAMAARMELLEAALPYNCEHVVPQSWFSKREPMRGDLHHLFACESGCNSFRGNTPYFDFPDFEEVEREECGRRVANKFEPTRGKGAVARATLYFLLRYPGEINRTSTEYEESRLAVLLRWHEAEPPSLYERHRNDAIFERQGNRNPFIDRPEWAGQVDLLEGLG, via the coding sequence ATGGCTGAAGTACGGAAGGAAGCAACCTCGCTCCCCTGGTACGAGCGTGTCCAGGGGCAGATTGCTCAGGCCGAGCGCCGCTACCGGGACCGGCGCCGGGTGCGCGAGGGGGTCGTGCACCAGCTCAAGGACGAGCACCGCACCCCGCTGGAGGTGGACAGCCCGGAGCGCGTCCGGGCCCGGCTGCGGCGGCTCGGCATCGAGGCCGCCGAGGGCAAGCTGTGCCCGGACACGGCGAGGGTCCGCTCGAGCATCGTCCCCGTCACCGCCGAGCCCGCGAAGCTGGTGTACGAGCGGGTGCTGGGGCGGAGCGACTTGACCAGCGTGTGCTTCCTGGAGCGCGGGCTCAAGGTGTCGCGCAGCGTGGGGCGGGTGCGCATCAACGACTCGCGCGGGCGGCTGACGGGCTACGGCACGGGCTTCCTGGTGACGCCTCGGCTGCTGCTCACCAACAACCATGTGCTCTCCAGCGCGGCGGAGGCCAGCACCAGCCAGATCGAGTTCAACTACCAGTCGGGCATCGACGGCGCCTCGCTGCCCTCGGTGCTCTTCGCGCTGGACCCCGGGGCGCTCTTCATCACGGACGCGGCGCTCGACTACACGCTGGTGGCCGTGAGGGAGCAGTCGGCGGATGGCCAGCCGCTGCGCGACTTCGGCTTCAACCGGCTCGTGGAGGCGCAGGGCAAGGTGCTGCTCGGCGAGTACGTGAACATCATCCAGCACCCCAACGGAGAGCCGAAGCAGCTCGCCCTGCGCGAGAACCAGGTCGTCGATCTGCTCGATGACTTCTGCCACTACCTGACGGACACCGCGCCGGGCTCCTCGGGCTCGCCCGTCTACAATGACCAGTGGGAGGTGGTGGCGCTCCACCACATGGGCGTGCCGAAGCGCTCCGAGGATGGACGCCTGCTCACGGTGGAAGGCACGCCCTGGGAGCCGGGCATGGATCCGGCGCTGCTCGCCTGGAAGGCCAACGAGGGCGTGCGCGTGAGCAGCCTCGTGCGGCACCTGCGCTCGCGCTCCCTGTCCCCGGAGGCGGCCCGGCTGCGCGCGGCGCTGCTCGAGCCCATGGGCGGCCCCGAGGCCCCCGCCCGCCCGCGCACCGGCTCGCGCAAGCGCACCGCCACGGTCTCGGCCCGGCGCTCGAAGGTGGAGGCGCGGGGGAGCGGCTCGGAGCTGGCTCCGGAGCCGGATGTCTCCGGGCTGCTGACACAGCGGATGGGTACCGAGGAGCCGTCCATGGAAGGAGGCGCGCCGTCGCGTGAGCCGCGAGAGCCCTCGCGGGAGGTGAGCCTCGGGGATGGGGCCGCGACGCTCACGCTGCCGCTGCGCCTGAGCATCCAGGTGGACCTGGCGGAAGGCGTCACGCTCGGGAAGAGCGGCGCCGTGGAGCCACGCCCCGCGCCCGCCCCACGGCCGGCCTCCAGGCGGCGCCCCATCATCGAGGTGACGGCCCACGCGCGGCCGGAGATAGAGGAGGCGCTCGCCGAGCTGGAGCGCTCGCGGCGTCGGCCCTACTTCGACGAGGCGGCCTCTCGCGCCGCCCAGGAGCGCTACTACGCGGACCTCGGACAGGAGCCGGACTTCGAGGCGCTCAGCGAGCTGGTGCGAGGCACCCACCGCACGCTGCTGCGCTACGCGCCCATGCGCCAGGTCTACCCGTGGGTGGACCTCCAGCCGGACGGGATGCTGCGCAGCATCTACTCCGGCAAGGGGTTCGAGCCGGAGGAGTTCATCCGCGAGGACGCGCGCATCGACCAGCTGCGCGGCGAGCGCTTCCGCGAGCTGCTCACCACCGAGGGCATCCTGGGCGCCGAGGCGATGGCGGCGCGGATGGAGCTGCTGGAGGCGGCGCTGCCATACAACTGCGAGCACGTGGTGCCCCAGTCCTGGTTCTCCAAGCGCGAGCCGATGCGGGGAGACCTGCACCACCTGTTCGCGTGCGAGTCCGGCTGCAACAGCTTCCGGGGCAACACGCCGTACTTCGACTTCCCGGACTTCGAGGAGGTGGAGCGCGAGGAGTGCGGCCGGCGGGTGGCCAACAAGTTCGAGCCCACCCGCGGCAAGGGCGCGGTGGCGCGCGCCACGCTCTACTTCCTGCTGCGCTACCCGGGGGAGATCAACCGCACCTCCACCGAGTACGAGGAGAGCCGGCTCGCGGTGCTGCTGCGGTGGCACGAGGCGGAGCCGCCCTCGCTGTACGAGCGGCACCGCAACGACGCCATCTTCGAGCGCCAGGGCAACCGCAACCCCTTCATCGACCGCCCGGAGTGGGCCGGGCAGGTGGACCTGCTGGAGGGGCTGGGCTGA
- a CDS encoding DUF3060 domain-containing protein, which produces MSKAIRSAVIGLTVCLAMTASAQSSVQVGKDGSVKVQSGGNKVDVKGGSVNVQADDDDDDDTDSATTSTSESEIDIADSGRKGTLSCTGNTEVSISGSSNDFTITGDCKSVEVTGSSNKVAVDGVGKIEVTGTSNSVTWKRAVGGAKKPKVDNTGTANKVSQAK; this is translated from the coding sequence ATGTCGAAGGCGATTCGTTCCGCGGTCATCGGGCTCACCGTGTGTCTGGCGATGACGGCGAGCGCGCAGAGCTCCGTCCAGGTCGGCAAGGACGGCAGCGTCAAGGTGCAGTCCGGCGGCAACAAGGTGGACGTGAAGGGTGGCAGCGTGAACGTCCAGGCGGACGATGACGACGATGACGACACGGACAGCGCCACCACCAGCACCTCGGAGTCGGAGATCGACATCGCCGACAGCGGCAGGAAGGGCACGCTCTCCTGCACGGGGAACACCGAGGTGTCGATCAGCGGCTCCTCGAACGACTTCACCATCACCGGCGACTGCAAGAGCGTGGAGGTGACGGGGAGCTCGAACAAGGTCGCGGTGGACGGCGTAGGCAAGATCGAGGTCACCGGCACCAGCAACTCCGTCACCTGGAAGCGCGCGGTGGGCGGTGCCAAGAAGCCCAAGGTGGACAACACCGGCACGGCCAACAAGGTCTCCCAGGCGAAGTAG
- the orn gene encoding oligoribonuclease, translated as MNSLEPRFVWLDLEMTGLDPETCAIIEIGIIITGPDLKPIAEMDRVIWQPDEVLARMEPVVRDMHTRNGLTARVKASPISLRVAERDITSLVADHCALGEGVLCGNSIHTDRRFLIRYMPMLERYLHYRMVDVTSLKVLTRAWYPDVPEPRKSPSGHTALSDLRSSIAELTHYRDTFFRAHG; from the coding sequence ATGAACTCACTTGAACCGCGCTTCGTCTGGCTGGATCTCGAGATGACGGGGCTGGACCCCGAGACGTGCGCCATCATCGAGATTGGCATCATCATCACCGGGCCGGACCTCAAGCCCATCGCGGAGATGGATCGCGTCATCTGGCAGCCGGACGAGGTGCTGGCGCGGATGGAGCCGGTGGTGCGGGACATGCACACGCGCAACGGGCTGACGGCGCGGGTGAAGGCCTCGCCCATCTCCCTGCGGGTGGCGGAGCGGGACATCACCTCGCTGGTGGCGGACCACTGCGCGCTGGGCGAGGGGGTGCTCTGCGGCAACTCCATCCACACCGACCGGCGCTTCCTCATCCGGTACATGCCGATGCTGGAGCGCTACCTCCACTACCGGATGGTGGACGTGACGAGCCTGAAGGTGCTCACCCGGGCCTGGTACCCGGACGTGCCCGAGCCGCGCAAGAGCCCCTCCGGGCACACGGCGCTGTCGGACCTGCGCTCCAGCATCGCCGAGCTCACTCACTACCGCGACACGTTCTTCCGCGCCCACGGCTGA